One region of Chlamydia psittaci 6BC genomic DNA includes:
- the ltuB gene encoding late transcription unit protein LtuB — translation MSGTKKKRNRRDLSRVIQKKTEKLLNRPKKLKEKKSKFLISKDQEQLRHRAEEYDTLVRSLLDRQSHDANHVLIFNYQDGFVFTDMNNFGRYSIKL, via the coding sequence ATGAGTGGGACAAAGAAGAAAAGAAACCGACGAGATTTGTCTCGAGTGATTCAGAAAAAGACAGAGAAGCTTCTGAATAGACCTAAAAAATTGAAAGAAAAGAAATCCAAGTTCCTTATTTCCAAAGACCAAGAGCAGCTTCGTCATCGTGCAGAAGAGTATGATACTTTAGTACGTTCCCTATTAGATAGGCAATCTCATGATGCTAATCATGTTTTAATTTTTAACTATCAGGATGGTTTCGTTTTTACTGATATGAATAATTTTGGAAGGTATTCTATAAAGCTATAA
- a CDS encoding phospholipase D-like domain-containing protein yields MQKKTKSKLKIALTLGTILLFGVLAKSQPPDTFQTFLALREPVIYSKQCGDNSLQVLCDAIDSTKESLFLRIYRLTSPEIMKSLANQAKSQRKVVIHYEKMKNVEEFPQNAHVSLVNHPSVERKLMHKKSLAIDDKYAWLGSANYTRVSFLEDSNLIIGLKSKELCQHIKNESSGECVIQGQKIQYFSLPGDHGKALSAVLQTLRTAKKTIRVAMFALTYPPIFEELNEAQKRGVDVKILVDKDFAKLSITQLQALIDSKLKLYTKTTRHRLHHKFAIIDQNILITGSVNWSMSGFCSNTEDMLILDNLTKKQLNKLNRIWEDLEKQSALSYPPIRDKEVEIIKLPKEQRAA; encoded by the coding sequence ATGCAAAAGAAAACAAAATCGAAATTAAAAATCGCTTTAACTTTAGGCACTATTTTATTGTTTGGAGTCCTTGCAAAGTCTCAACCTCCTGATACTTTCCAAACATTCCTTGCTTTGCGTGAACCTGTAATTTATTCAAAACAGTGTGGGGATAACTCTCTTCAAGTGCTATGCGATGCTATCGATTCCACAAAAGAAAGTTTATTTCTTCGTATTTATCGTCTTACTTCTCCTGAAATTATGAAAAGTCTTGCGAATCAAGCTAAATCTCAACGCAAGGTTGTGATTCACTATGAAAAAATGAAAAATGTTGAAGAATTCCCCCAAAACGCACATGTCTCCTTAGTTAATCACCCGAGCGTAGAAAGAAAACTGATGCATAAAAAATCTCTGGCTATAGATGACAAATATGCCTGGTTAGGTTCAGCAAACTATACCCGTGTATCATTTCTTGAAGATAGTAACCTTATCATTGGATTAAAGAGTAAAGAACTTTGTCAGCATATCAAAAACGAATCTTCAGGAGAGTGTGTTATTCAAGGACAGAAAATACAATACTTTTCCTTACCTGGAGATCACGGGAAAGCTTTATCAGCGGTATTACAAACGCTAAGAACTGCGAAAAAAACAATACGTGTAGCCATGTTTGCCTTAACCTATCCCCCGATTTTTGAAGAGCTCAATGAAGCACAAAAACGTGGTGTTGATGTGAAAATCTTAGTTGATAAAGATTTTGCGAAACTATCGATAACGCAACTACAGGCATTAATAGACTCTAAATTAAAACTATATACAAAAACAACACGTCATCGCCTACACCATAAGTTTGCTATTATAGATCAAAACATTCTAATCACAGGGTCTGTAAACTGGTCGATGTCTGGGTTTTGCAGCAATACAGAAGATATGCTGATTCTTGATAATCTTACAAAGAAACAATTGAATAAACTTAATAGAATCTGGGAAGACTTAGAAAAACAAAGCGCCTTATCCTATCCACCGATTCGTGATAAAGAAGTAGAGATAATTAAACTACCTAAAGAACAGCGTGCAGCTTAA
- a CDS encoding menaquinone biosynthesis decarboxylase gives MSSLRHFVSLLRSHHDLIDIFAPVDPYLELPEIHRRVIQNQGPALLFHNVQGSSFPVLTNLFGTQKRVDLIFSRVPNDIISQVIHLLSSPPKLSQLWEKRRLLLRGLSVGLRKPCFSKLPHHKMSSVDLHQLPMLTSWPEDGGAFLTLPLVYTESPSSKVPNLGMYRMQRFDKNTLGLHFQIQKGGGMHFHEAEMKKENLPVTVFLSGNPFLILSAIAPLPENVSELLFCTFLQGSKLLYKKDPETRHPLLYDSEFILTGEGICGERRPEGPFGDHFGYYSLQHDFPIFKCKNIYHRKNAIYPATIVGKPYQEDFYLGNKLQEYLSPLFPIVMPGVRQLKSYGEAGFHAITAAVVKERYWKESLTTALRILGEGQLSLTKFLMVTDHHVDLENFPKFLEVLLSRMVPARDLIIFSETANDTLDYTGPALNKGSKAIFMGIGEEIRDLPHRYRGTSIPHITDIGTFCAGCLVLETSPEPFSIDELLHNQNLQSWPFVVLTENLQETLASPKSFLWKTFTRAAPATDLHVRFNKITNHRPNYTFPILLNSMMKSHYPKEVEADEKTMKKVSYRWREYFPEMPI, from the coding sequence ATGTCTTCGTTAAGACACTTTGTTTCCCTTTTACGTTCACATCATGATCTTATAGACATCTTTGCTCCAGTAGATCCTTATTTAGAGCTCCCTGAAATTCATCGTAGGGTTATTCAAAACCAAGGTCCGGCTCTTTTATTCCATAATGTCCAAGGGTCCTCTTTTCCCGTTCTTACAAATCTATTTGGGACCCAGAAACGTGTCGACCTGATCTTTTCCAGAGTTCCTAACGATATAATATCTCAAGTTATTCATTTGCTCTCTTCCCCGCCTAAGTTATCTCAATTATGGGAAAAACGTCGGCTGTTGTTGCGTGGTTTATCTGTAGGCTTGCGTAAGCCATGTTTCTCTAAGCTACCTCATCATAAGATGTCTTCTGTTGATTTACATCAATTGCCTATGCTTACAAGCTGGCCTGAAGATGGCGGGGCTTTTCTCACTCTTCCTCTAGTCTATACCGAGTCTCCTAGTTCTAAAGTACCGAATTTAGGAATGTATCGAATGCAAAGATTCGATAAAAATACTTTGGGTTTGCATTTCCAAATCCAAAAAGGCGGAGGGATGCATTTTCATGAAGCAGAGATGAAAAAGGAAAATCTTCCAGTTACCGTATTTCTATCAGGCAACCCCTTTTTAATACTTTCTGCCATAGCACCCTTGCCAGAGAATGTCTCCGAATTACTCTTTTGTACATTTTTACAAGGATCAAAATTACTCTATAAAAAAGATCCTGAAACTCGCCACCCCCTACTTTACGACTCTGAGTTCATCTTAACCGGTGAGGGTATTTGTGGTGAACGCAGGCCCGAGGGTCCCTTCGGAGATCATTTCGGCTATTATAGCCTCCAACACGATTTCCCAATTTTTAAATGTAAAAACATCTACCACAGAAAAAATGCTATTTATCCCGCGACAATTGTTGGTAAACCCTATCAAGAAGATTTCTATCTAGGAAATAAGCTTCAGGAATACCTATCCCCACTATTTCCAATAGTCATGCCAGGAGTTCGCCAGTTAAAAAGCTATGGTGAAGCTGGATTTCACGCAATAACAGCTGCTGTCGTTAAGGAGCGGTATTGGAAAGAATCTCTGACCACTGCTTTAAGGATCCTTGGAGAAGGACAGTTGTCCTTAACGAAATTCCTTATGGTTACAGATCACCATGTAGACCTTGAGAACTTCCCGAAATTCCTTGAAGTCCTGTTATCTCGCATGGTTCCTGCACGGGATTTGATTATCTTTTCAGAAACAGCGAACGATACTCTAGACTATACAGGACCTGCACTGAACAAAGGTTCTAAAGCAATTTTCATGGGAATAGGAGAAGAAATTCGTGATCTCCCGCATAGGTATCGTGGAACCTCTATTCCTCATATTACAGATATAGGAACTTTCTGTGCTGGATGTCTCGTTCTAGAAACTTCCCCAGAACCATTCTCTATAGATGAACTGCTGCATAACCAAAACTTACAATCCTGGCCCTTTGTTGTGCTTACAGAGAATCTACAAGAAACACTAGCCAGCCCTAAAAGCTTTTTATGGAAGACATTTACACGCGCAGCTCCTGCTACAGACCTGCATGTACGTTTCAATAAGATCACTAATCACAGACCAAACTACACTTTCCCTATCCTTCTGAACTCAATGATGAAGTCCCACTATCCTAAAGAAGTTGAAGCTGATGAGAAAACGATGAAAAAAGTTTCCTATCGTTGGAGGGAATATTTTCCCGAAATGCCTATCTAA
- the rpmB gene encoding 50S ribosomal protein L28, which yields MSRKCPLTGKRPRRGNSYTIRGIAKKKKGIGLKVTGKTPRRFFPNMVTKRLWSTEENKFLKLKISASALRLIDKLGLEKVIARAKSKGL from the coding sequence ATGTCAAGAAAGTGTCCACTTACTGGGAAAAGACCTCGCCGTGGCAATAGCTACACCATCCGAGGTATTGCAAAAAAGAAAAAAGGAATCGGTCTAAAAGTTACGGGGAAAACTCCACGTCGTTTCTTCCCTAATATGGTTACCAAGAGACTTTGGTCTACCGAAGAAAATAAATTTCTTAAACTTAAGATTTCAGCTTCTGCCTTGCGCCTCATCGACAAGCTTGGCTTAGAAAAAGTAATAGCAAGAGCTAAAAGCAAAGGTCTGTGA
- a CDS encoding 4-alpha-glucanotransferase, protein MTPFSKALRYIQDSPAKHNWKPLGTMPKHGICVPLFSLHTKNSCGIGEFLDLLPLISWCQKHKLQIIQILPINDSGEDSSPYNSISSVALNPLYLSLASLPHVQSIPHAQSKLKTMQALSQLPYVHYPQVKVAKWEFLQDYYQYVVKIGALKDEEFLIFCEKEKYWLRPYTVFRSIKSYLKGAPINNWAKAYTDRTNFSKFEKQFQKECEFFSYLQFLCFQQMSQVKSYADDHQILLKGDLPILISKDSCDVWYYRQFFSSSGSAGAPPDIYNIEGQNWHLPVYHMHNLAQDNYTWWKARLRYAENFYSLYRLDHIVGFFRLWVWDSSGNGKFQPEDASEYLRQGTDILKHILRASRMLPIGEDLGSVPSDIKHTLLKLGICGTRIPRWERNWEGDGSFIPLDQYSPLSVTSLSTHDSDTLALWWRHAPKEARKFAKFLGIPFTPVLSEEDQKHILKVSHKTSSIFHINLINDYLALCPDLVSDNLKYERINIPGTVSKNNWVYRIKPSMEEIVTHDAFNAHLSEIFADL, encoded by the coding sequence ATGACGCCATTTTCTAAAGCTTTACGCTATATTCAAGACTCTCCAGCTAAGCACAACTGGAAACCTTTAGGCACCATGCCCAAGCATGGAATTTGTGTTCCGTTATTTTCTCTACATACCAAAAATAGCTGTGGCATTGGCGAATTCTTAGATCTCCTTCCTCTGATTTCTTGGTGCCAAAAACATAAGTTACAGATCATACAGATTCTTCCTATTAACGATAGCGGTGAAGATAGTAGCCCTTACAACAGCATATCTTCAGTCGCTCTCAATCCTCTTTATCTTTCCTTAGCAAGCCTTCCCCACGTTCAGTCTATTCCCCATGCTCAGTCTAAGTTAAAGACAATGCAAGCACTATCTCAACTTCCTTATGTGCACTACCCACAAGTCAAAGTTGCAAAATGGGAATTTCTTCAAGACTACTATCAATACGTAGTAAAAATCGGTGCTTTAAAAGATGAAGAATTTCTGATCTTTTGTGAAAAAGAAAAATATTGGCTACGTCCCTATACAGTATTCCGTTCTATAAAATCCTATCTCAAAGGAGCTCCAATAAATAACTGGGCAAAAGCCTATACGGATAGGACAAACTTCTCAAAATTTGAGAAACAATTCCAAAAAGAATGCGAGTTTTTCTCCTATCTCCAATTCCTGTGCTTTCAGCAAATGTCTCAAGTAAAATCCTATGCTGATGATCATCAGATTCTACTTAAAGGCGATCTTCCTATTCTCATTAGTAAGGATAGTTGTGACGTTTGGTACTATAGACAATTCTTTTCCTCATCAGGATCGGCAGGCGCTCCTCCCGATATTTACAATATTGAAGGGCAGAATTGGCACCTTCCCGTTTATCATATGCACAATTTAGCCCAAGATAATTACACCTGGTGGAAAGCACGTCTCCGCTACGCTGAGAATTTCTACTCTCTATACAGGCTTGATCATATCGTAGGATTCTTTCGTCTATGGGTGTGGGACTCTTCAGGAAATGGAAAGTTTCAACCAGAAGATGCGAGTGAATATCTTCGCCAAGGCACAGACATACTGAAGCACATACTACGCGCATCCCGCATGCTCCCTATAGGAGAAGATTTAGGAAGCGTGCCTTCTGATATAAAACACACCTTGTTAAAACTAGGCATATGCGGCACACGCATTCCTCGGTGGGAACGCAATTGGGAAGGTGATGGGAGTTTCATTCCCTTAGATCAATACTCCCCTCTATCAGTGACTTCATTATCCACACATGATTCGGATACACTTGCTCTTTGGTGGCGACATGCCCCGAAAGAAGCTCGAAAATTTGCAAAATTTTTAGGAATACCTTTTACTCCTGTCCTCTCTGAGGAAGATCAAAAACATATCCTAAAAGTTTCTCACAAAACATCATCTATTTTTCATATTAACTTAATTAACGACTACCTCGCACTTTGCCCTGATTTAGTATCTGACAATCTAAAATACGAACGCATAAATATACCGGGAACAGTATCAAAAAATAATTGGGTATATAGAATCAAGCCTTCCATGGAAGAAATAGTCACTCATGATGCGTTCAATGCGCATCTCTCCGAAATATTTGCTGATCTTTAA
- a CDS encoding CesT family type III secretion system chaperone: protein MQNQFEQLLESLGTKLNTSLVPDKNHACLIRFSATQVPVQLEEDSTSGNIAVGTILGTLPENVFRERIFKAALSVNASPQSNIKGILGYGEISQQLYLSDVLNMNYLNGEKLFHYLNLFSMHAKIWIAALETGNLPDLHVLGMYHL from the coding sequence ATGCAAAATCAGTTTGAACAACTTTTGGAATCTCTAGGTACAAAATTAAACACATCCTTAGTTCCTGATAAAAACCATGCGTGTTTAATTCGCTTTAGTGCTACTCAAGTTCCTGTACAACTCGAAGAAGATAGTACTTCGGGAAACATTGCTGTAGGCACAATCCTTGGGACTCTACCAGAAAATGTATTCCGCGAGCGTATTTTCAAAGCTGCTCTTTCTGTAAATGCTTCCCCACAATCGAATATTAAAGGCATACTTGGTTATGGAGAGATTTCACAACAGCTTTATTTATCCGACGTTTTAAATATGAATTATCTAAATGGAGAGAAGCTCTTCCACTACTTAAACCTTTTTTCAATGCATGCAAAAATTTGGATAGCAGCTTTAGAAACAGGCAATCTTCCTGATCTACATGTCCTAGGCATGTATCATTTATAA
- the sctW gene encoding type III secretion system gatekeeper subunit SctW, whose translation MAASGGAGGLGGAQAVDVAQVQAAAAKADAQEVVASQEQSDISMIRDSQDLTNPQAATRTRKKEEKFQTLESRRKGAAQTEKKSESTGDKSDADLADKYTENNAEISGQDLRSIRDSLHDDSSEEDILDLVKSKFSDPALQGIALDYLVQTTPASKGALKDSLIKAQQTHMQQNRQAVVGGKNILFASQEYANILQTSAPGLRALYLQVTSDFHTCEQLLQMLQTRYNYEEMGTVSSFILKGMSADLKSEGSSVSPIKLQVMMSETRNLQAVITGYSFFQDKFPNVMASLKADGVSIPEDLKFDKVADTFFKLINDKFATASKMERGVRDLVGNDTEAITGILNLFFTALRGTSARLFSSAEKRQELGTMMANALDSVNTHNEDYPKSTDFPKPYPWS comes from the coding sequence ATGGCAGCATCTGGAGGAGCCGGAGGCTTAGGTGGTGCACAAGCTGTTGATGTTGCACAAGTACAAGCTGCAGCAGCAAAAGCTGATGCCCAAGAAGTTGTAGCGAGTCAAGAGCAATCTGACATCAGCATGATTCGGGATTCTCAGGATTTAACGAATCCTCAGGCAGCAACGCGCACTAGGAAGAAAGAAGAGAAATTTCAAACCTTAGAATCCAGAAGAAAAGGTGCTGCGCAAACAGAAAAAAAATCTGAAAGTACTGGCGATAAATCTGATGCAGATCTTGCTGATAAATATACCGAAAACAATGCAGAAATTTCAGGCCAAGATTTACGCAGTATCCGAGATTCTTTACATGATGATTCTTCTGAAGAAGACATCTTAGATCTTGTAAAATCTAAGTTTTCTGATCCTGCCCTTCAAGGTATTGCCTTAGATTACCTAGTTCAAACAACACCAGCGTCTAAAGGGGCTTTAAAAGACTCTTTAATCAAAGCACAACAAACTCACATGCAACAGAATCGCCAAGCTGTTGTTGGTGGTAAAAATATTCTATTTGCCTCGCAAGAGTATGCAAATATTTTACAAACATCTGCTCCAGGATTGCGTGCTCTCTATCTTCAAGTGACCTCAGATTTTCATACATGTGAGCAATTACTTCAGATGTTGCAGACACGCTACAACTATGAGGAAATGGGGACTGTATCTTCCTTTATTCTTAAGGGGATGTCTGCAGATTTAAAATCAGAAGGATCTTCTGTTTCCCCCATAAAGTTACAGGTGATGATGTCAGAAACTCGCAATCTTCAAGCTGTAATTACGGGTTATAGTTTTTTCCAGGATAAATTCCCTAATGTTATGGCATCATTAAAAGCTGATGGAGTGTCTATCCCCGAAGATCTCAAATTTGATAAAGTTGCTGATACCTTCTTTAAGTTAATCAACGATAAATTCGCTACAGCTTCAAAAATGGAACGAGGAGTTCGGGATCTTGTCGGTAATGATACTGAAGCTATTACTGGGATACTTAATCTTTTCTTTACTGCCTTAAGAGGAACTTCAGCGCGATTATTTTCTTCAGCAGAAAAACGTCAAGAATTAGGTACTATGATGGCGAATGCCTTAGATTCTGTGAATACCCATAACGAAGATTACCCAAAATCTACAGACTTCCCCAAACCTTATCCTTGGTCTTAA
- the sctV gene encoding type III secretion system export apparatus subunit SctV, with translation MNKLLNFVSRTFGGDAALNMINKSSDLILALWMIGVVLMIILPLPPTIVDLMITINLAVSVFLLMVALYIPSALQLSVFPSLLLITTMFRLGINISSSRQILLKAYAGHVIQAFGDFVVGGNYVVGFIIFLIITIIQFIVVTKGAERVAEVAARFRLDAMPGKQMAIDADLRAGMIDAQQARDKRGMIQKESELYGAMDGAMKFIKGDVIAGIVISLINIVGGLTIGVAMHGMDLAQAAHVYTLLSIGDGLVSQIPSLLISLTAGIVTTRVSSDKNTNLGKEISSQLVKEPRALLLASAATLGVGFFKGFPLWSFSILSLIFGILGVILLAKKNSASKQGASGASTTVGAASDGAAAAGDNPDDYSLTLPVILELGKDLSKLIQQKTKSGQSFVDDMIPKMRQALYQDIGIRYPGIHVRTDSPSLEGYDYMILLNEVPYVRGKIPANHVLTNEVEENLKRYNLPFLTYKNAAGLPSAWVSEDAKAILEKAAIKYWTPLEVIILHLSYFFHRSSQEFLGIQEVRSMIEFMERSFPDLVKEVTRLIPLQKLTEIFKRLVQEQISIKDLRTILESLSEWAQTEKDTVLLTEYVRSSLKLYISFKFSQGQSAISVYLLDPEIEEMIRGAIKQTSAGSYLALDPDSVNLILKSMRNTITPTPPGGQPPVLLTAIDVRRYVRKLIETEFPDIAVISYQEILPEIRIQPLGRIQIF, from the coding sequence ATGAATAAGCTACTCAATTTTGTCAGTAGAACCTTTGGGGGGGATGCAGCCCTAAATATGATCAACAAATCGAGTGACCTCATCCTTGCCTTATGGATGATCGGTGTCGTTTTGATGATCATCTTGCCCCTACCTCCGACTATTGTCGACTTGATGATCACTATCAATTTAGCTGTTTCTGTCTTCCTATTGATGGTGGCTTTGTACATTCCTAGCGCTTTACAATTATCGGTGTTCCCCTCGCTACTCCTAATCACAACAATGTTTCGATTAGGTATTAACATTTCTTCTTCTAGACAGATTCTTCTTAAAGCTTATGCCGGTCACGTCATTCAAGCTTTCGGAGACTTCGTAGTTGGAGGGAACTATGTTGTTGGATTTATTATCTTCTTAATTATTACGATTATTCAATTTATCGTTGTTACCAAGGGTGCTGAGCGTGTTGCTGAAGTAGCTGCAAGATTCCGATTAGATGCTATGCCTGGTAAGCAAATGGCTATTGATGCTGACTTGCGTGCCGGAATGATTGATGCACAACAAGCCCGCGATAAACGAGGCATGATTCAAAAGGAAAGTGAACTCTATGGAGCCATGGACGGTGCCATGAAGTTCATTAAAGGGGACGTTATCGCAGGTATTGTGATCTCGTTAATTAACATTGTCGGTGGTTTGACTATTGGTGTGGCTATGCACGGCATGGACCTAGCTCAAGCTGCTCACGTATACACTCTGTTATCTATCGGTGATGGTTTAGTTTCTCAGATTCCTTCACTACTGATTTCCTTAACTGCTGGTATCGTTACTACTCGAGTTTCTAGTGATAAAAACACGAACTTAGGTAAAGAGATTTCCTCTCAGTTAGTTAAAGAACCTAGAGCTTTACTCTTAGCCTCTGCAGCAACTTTAGGCGTGGGCTTTTTTAAAGGGTTCCCACTTTGGTCATTCTCCATACTCTCTCTTATCTTTGGTATTCTTGGTGTTATCCTTCTTGCGAAGAAAAACAGTGCTTCTAAACAGGGTGCCTCTGGAGCATCAACAACAGTAGGAGCTGCTTCAGACGGAGCTGCAGCAGCTGGAGATAACCCGGATGATTACTCCTTAACGTTGCCAGTAATTTTAGAATTAGGAAAAGACTTATCTAAGTTGATTCAACAAAAAACGAAGTCTGGTCAAAGTTTCGTTGACGATATGATCCCGAAAATGCGTCAAGCTTTGTATCAAGATATTGGTATTCGTTACCCAGGAATTCATGTGCGCACTGACTCTCCTTCTCTAGAGGGTTATGATTACATGATTCTTCTTAATGAAGTTCCCTACGTTCGAGGAAAAATTCCTGCAAACCATGTGTTAACTAACGAAGTTGAAGAAAATCTTAAGAGATACAATCTTCCTTTCCTTACTTATAAAAATGCTGCGGGTCTCCCTTCTGCTTGGGTTAGTGAAGATGCTAAAGCTATTCTAGAAAAAGCAGCTATTAAGTATTGGACACCTTTAGAGGTGATTATTCTTCATCTGTCTTACTTCTTCCATAGAAGCTCCCAAGAATTCTTAGGAATTCAAGAGGTACGCTCTATGATTGAATTTATGGAACGCTCGTTCCCAGATCTTGTTAAAGAAGTTACGCGACTTATCCCTCTGCAAAAGCTTACTGAAATTTTCAAACGTTTAGTCCAAGAGCAGATCTCTATCAAAGACCTACGTACAATTTTAGAATCCTTAAGTGAATGGGCTCAAACTGAAAAAGATACTGTATTGCTAACTGAATACGTACGTTCTTCTCTGAAACTTTACATTAGTTTCAAATTTTCCCAAGGACAATCTGCAATCTCAGTTTATTTACTCGATCCAGAAATTGAAGAGATGATCCGTGGAGCCATTAAACAAACCTCTGCAGGATCTTATCTTGCTTTGGATCCTGATTCTGTAAACCTAATCTTAAAATCTATGAGAAATACAATTACGCCAACTCCTCCAGGAGGTCAGCCTCCTGTGCTGTTGACAGCAATTGACGTAAGACGATATGTAAGGAAATTAATAGAAACAGAATTCCCTGATATCGCTGTGATTTCTTACCAAGAGATTCTCCCAGAGATTCGCATCCAGCCATTAGGAAGAATTCAGATTTTCTAA
- the sctU gene encoding type III secretion system export apparatus subunit SctU, with protein MGEKTEKATPKRLRDARKKGQVAKSQDFPSAVTFIVSMFTTFYLSSFFAKHLGSFLVSIFKEAPINHDPRVTLYYLNNCLTLILTTSLPLLGAVGFVGILVGFLVVGPTFSTEVFKPDLKKFNPIENLKQKFKVKTLIELLKSILKIFGAALILYVTLKNRVPLIVETAGVSPIVIAVIFKEILYKAVTSIGIFFLVVAVLDLVYQRKNFAKELKMEKFEVKQEFKDTEGNPEIKGRRRQIAQEIAYEDTSSQIKHASAVVSNPKDIAVAIGYMPEKYKAPWIIAMGINLRAKRIITEAEKYGIPIMRNVPLAHQLWDEGKELKFIPESTYEAIGEILLYITSLNAQNPNNKNINQPDNL; from the coding sequence ATGGGTGAAAAAACAGAAAAGGCAACCCCGAAGCGTCTTAGAGATGCACGGAAAAAAGGCCAGGTAGCAAAATCCCAAGATTTTCCTTCCGCGGTTACCTTTATCGTTTCAATGTTCACGACCTTCTATCTATCGTCGTTTTTTGCCAAACATCTCGGTAGTTTTCTTGTTTCTATTTTCAAAGAAGCACCTATAAATCACGATCCCAGAGTTACGTTATACTATTTAAATAACTGTTTAACTTTGATCTTAACCACTTCTTTACCTTTACTTGGAGCCGTAGGGTTTGTTGGCATTCTTGTAGGATTTCTTGTTGTAGGACCGACCTTTTCTACAGAGGTTTTTAAACCAGACTTAAAAAAGTTCAATCCTATTGAAAACCTGAAACAAAAATTCAAAGTAAAGACGTTAATTGAGTTATTAAAGTCTATTTTGAAAATTTTCGGCGCTGCTTTGATTTTGTATGTCACATTGAAAAACCGCGTCCCACTAATCGTTGAGACTGCCGGAGTCTCGCCAATTGTCATTGCCGTTATCTTTAAAGAGATACTTTATAAAGCAGTCACATCCATTGGTATTTTTTTCTTAGTCGTTGCTGTTCTGGACTTAGTGTATCAAAGGAAGAACTTTGCTAAAGAACTAAAAATGGAAAAGTTTGAGGTTAAACAGGAATTTAAGGATACAGAAGGTAATCCAGAAATTAAGGGACGCCGCCGTCAAATCGCGCAAGAAATAGCCTATGAAGATACCTCCTCTCAAATTAAACATGCAAGTGCGGTCGTTTCAAACCCTAAGGATATCGCTGTAGCTATCGGCTATATGCCGGAAAAATATAAAGCTCCATGGATTATTGCTATGGGAATTAATTTGCGTGCAAAAAGAATCATCACAGAAGCTGAAAAATACGGCATTCCTATTATGAGGAATGTGCCTTTAGCGCATCAGCTTTGGGATGAAGGAAAAGAGTTGAAGTTTATTCCAGAATCAACGTATGAAGCTATTGGAGAAATCCTTCTCTATATCACTTCCCTTAATGCACAAAACCCTAATAATAAAAACATTAACCAACCCGATAATCTATAA